A section of the Dermacoccus nishinomiyaensis genome encodes:
- a CDS encoding response regulator transcription factor, which yields MNSASAAVAPSVLVVDDEPVLSGTVKNYLERAGMSAQTCGDGLVALDLVRATAPDVVVLDLGLPGMDGVEVCRQLRTFSDCYVLMLTARADEVDKLIGLSVGADDYMTKPFSPRELVARIQVLLRRPRAGGAGTTASVLRIGALTVDQSSRRVELDASPVELTRTEFDLLQALAEHPGRVLNRRQLTDAVWGEDWVGDDHLVDVHIAHLRKKLGDDPSQPRFVQTVRGVGYRMGRGQ from the coding sequence ATGAATAGCGCGTCTGCTGCGGTTGCGCCGAGTGTCCTGGTCGTCGACGACGAGCCGGTTCTGTCGGGCACGGTGAAGAACTACCTCGAGCGGGCCGGCATGTCGGCCCAGACCTGCGGCGACGGGCTGGTCGCGCTTGACCTTGTCCGGGCCACGGCCCCCGACGTGGTGGTGCTGGACCTGGGCCTGCCGGGCATGGACGGGGTGGAGGTGTGCCGCCAACTGCGCACCTTTAGCGACTGCTACGTGTTGATGCTCACGGCCCGCGCCGACGAGGTCGACAAGCTGATCGGGCTGTCGGTCGGCGCGGACGACTACATGACCAAACCGTTCAGCCCGCGCGAGCTGGTGGCCCGCATCCAAGTACTGTTGCGGCGCCCCCGCGCCGGCGGTGCGGGCACCACGGCCTCGGTCCTGCGCATCGGCGCCCTCACCGTGGACCAGTCGTCTCGTCGGGTGGAGCTCGACGCCTCACCGGTGGAGCTGACCCGTACCGAGTTCGACCTGCTGCAGGCCTTGGCCGAACACCCCGGCCGGGTGCTGAACCGCCGCCAGCTCACCGACGCCGTGTGGGGCGAGGACTGGGTCGGCGACGACCACTTGGTCGACGTGCACATCGCGCACTTGCGCAAGAAGCTCGGTGACGACCCCTCCCAGCCTCGGTTCGTGCAGACGGTGCGCGGCGTCGGCTACCGGATGGGCCGAGGGCAGTGA
- a CDS encoding DUF6803 family protein, whose amino-acid sequence MALIAPDLTSGSGMEGMPMTHYMGLLAVRQPWNLLLFMALPVVLAETLAITELVMLLARRGDRPAPGWVTKVSHWAGLLAGPVWVFIGQHLLITAVVPLTVHGGWRGPADVIAVLSYLAGGLPLLVISLLEAGLLGRSEAGRRRLHVAMVAVFLVVAHVAMIFGMLDPAVMGYTPTAPASTQHDMVSMPGMNHDMGGMTGMDHSTMMPSAAPSK is encoded by the coding sequence TTGGCCCTGATCGCCCCTGACTTGACCTCGGGGTCGGGCATGGAGGGGATGCCGATGACCCATTACATGGGACTGCTGGCCGTACGGCAGCCGTGGAACCTCCTGTTGTTCATGGCACTTCCGGTGGTGCTGGCCGAAACCCTTGCGATCACCGAGCTGGTGATGCTGCTGGCTCGTCGCGGTGATCGGCCGGCGCCGGGATGGGTGACGAAGGTGAGTCACTGGGCCGGGCTGCTGGCGGGTCCGGTGTGGGTGTTCATCGGCCAGCACCTGCTCATCACTGCCGTGGTTCCGCTGACGGTCCACGGCGGCTGGCGTGGCCCCGCGGACGTGATCGCTGTCCTTTCCTACCTGGCCGGTGGCCTGCCGCTACTGGTGATCAGCCTGCTGGAGGCCGGACTCTTGGGTCGCAGCGAGGCCGGGCGCCGTCGCCTGCACGTGGCGATGGTGGCCGTGTTCCTGGTGGTGGCCCACGTCGCGATGATCTTCGGCATGCTCGACCCTGCCGTCATGGGCTACACGCCGACGGCACCCGCCTCAACGCAGCACGACATGGTCAGCATGCCGGGCATGAACCACGACATGGGTGGCATGACGGGCATGGACCACTCGACGATGATGCCCAGTGCCGCACCGTCGAAGTGA
- a CDS encoding acyl-CoA thioesterase: MTAPSDTQLVLSQIMGNQHTNLLGTVHGGNIMKFVDDAAGAVSARFAQGPAVTAAMDEMLFLAPVRVGDVLTVKTQVNWAGRSSMEVGARVETTRWDDRTPPVHVATAFLVMVGVDESGRPRQVPTLEPVTEEEKRRFRAAQIRREHRLAQRAAIRDLGAGEASVERA, from the coding sequence ATGACCGCTCCCTCCGACACACAACTCGTCCTCAGCCAGATCATGGGCAACCAGCACACGAACCTGCTCGGCACCGTCCATGGTGGCAACATCATGAAGTTCGTCGACGACGCCGCGGGCGCCGTCTCGGCGCGCTTCGCGCAGGGCCCCGCCGTCACGGCCGCGATGGACGAGATGCTGTTCCTGGCCCCGGTGCGCGTCGGTGACGTGCTGACGGTGAAGACGCAGGTCAACTGGGCGGGTCGTTCGTCGATGGAGGTCGGCGCGCGCGTCGAGACGACACGGTGGGACGATCGCACGCCCCCGGTCCACGTCGCGACGGCGTTCCTCGTCATGGTCGGCGTCGACGAGTCGGGCAGGCCGCGTCAGGTGCCGACACTCGAACCGGTGACGGAGGAGGAGAAGCGCCGCTTCCGCGCCGCGCAGATCCGTCGCGAGCACCGCCTCGCGCAGCGCGCCGCCATCCGCGATCTCGGCGCGGGTGAGGCGTCCGTCGAGCGCGCATGA
- a CDS encoding histidine phosphatase family protein codes for METRSVWLVRHGQASFGKSDYDNLSETGHEQAYLLGKHFAAHGVAPSLIVSGSMKRHRQTLAEIAAGAGWHLDDVPATELTHVTTPAHPRADESEAPATPPAPASSDRETDRAQHLEGTQDAATHAPRKPSRGKPPHPKPDEQPDDAIIAAHAPRVVARGLDERWNELDHRALLTAYKPAYKNMLVLKADMVRTLRPRIAFEETFEKAVDRWSGGQYDHEYPESFEQFTSRTNEALDDLVDAAHEHVVVVTSAGPVCWTAAHLTAGGSLDAWKHFTLAAVNTGVTRITIDRHGPRLLTFNEFTHLEGAGLVTNR; via the coding sequence ATGGAAACGCGTTCGGTCTGGCTCGTGCGCCACGGGCAGGCGTCCTTCGGCAAGTCCGACTACGACAACCTCTCCGAGACGGGCCACGAGCAGGCGTATCTGCTCGGCAAGCACTTCGCCGCGCACGGCGTCGCACCGAGCCTCATCGTCAGTGGTTCGATGAAGCGCCACCGTCAGACTCTCGCCGAGATCGCCGCGGGTGCCGGCTGGCATCTCGACGACGTCCCCGCCACCGAACTCACACACGTGACGACGCCCGCTCACCCCCGCGCGGACGAATCGGAGGCGCCGGCCACGCCGCCCGCCCCGGCGTCGAGCGACCGAGAAACAGACCGAGCGCAACACCTGGAGGGCACCCAGGACGCCGCCACACACGCGCCGAGAAAACCCTCCAGAGGCAAGCCCCCTCACCCGAAACCCGATGAACAGCCTGATGACGCCATCATCGCCGCGCATGCCCCGCGCGTCGTGGCGCGTGGTCTCGACGAGCGCTGGAACGAGCTCGATCATCGCGCGCTCCTGACGGCGTACAAACCGGCGTACAAGAACATGCTCGTGTTGAAGGCCGACATGGTGCGTACGTTGCGTCCGCGCATCGCGTTCGAGGAGACGTTCGAGAAGGCCGTCGATCGCTGGAGTGGCGGCCAGTACGACCACGAGTACCCGGAGAGCTTCGAGCAGTTCACCTCGCGCACGAACGAGGCGCTCGACGATCTCGTCGACGCCGCGCACGAGCACGTCGTCGTCGTGACGTCGGCCGGCCCGGTGTGCTGGACGGCGGCTCACCTCACCGCCGGCGGCAGCCTCGACGCGTGGAAGCACTTCACCCTCGCGGCGGTCAACACGGGCGTCACGCGCATCACGATCGATCGTCACGGCCCTCGGTTGCTGACGTTCAACGAGTTCACCCACCTCGAGGGCGCCGGGCTCGTCACGAACCGCTGA
- a CDS encoding alpha/beta hydrolase family protein, whose translation MHSTTALEATVTTTSGLTSHVTFIPVDDPAAPVLVIRPAFGAPASYYRHLTPALAEAGLASLVVEYPGRETRDGIGRETTYGYDALATGVHESVVTHVRELRPDAPVVLLGHSLGGHVSIFAAALHPDGPAAVDGVILAASASPYWRGYGAPGRVRSFAGTALMATVARAVGYWPGDRLKFWGRQSRVLVQDWSRMARTGRVRPSGAQIDYEAALGAYGGQVLAISLPNDSFAPVGGLEQMLRWVPKARVTRWHSPDDLGHIQWVRRNADVVPVIAAWVEENIAAR comes from the coding sequence GTGCATTCCACGACCGCCCTCGAGGCCACCGTCACGACCACGAGCGGGCTCACGAGCCACGTCACCTTCATTCCCGTCGACGACCCGGCGGCGCCCGTCCTCGTCATCCGACCGGCGTTCGGGGCGCCCGCGTCGTACTACCGGCACCTGACGCCGGCGCTCGCCGAGGCGGGGCTCGCGAGCCTCGTCGTCGAGTACCCGGGGCGGGAGACGCGCGACGGAATCGGGCGCGAGACGACGTACGGCTACGACGCGCTCGCGACCGGGGTGCACGAGAGCGTCGTGACGCACGTGCGCGAGCTTCGGCCCGACGCCCCGGTCGTGCTGCTCGGGCACAGCCTCGGCGGGCACGTGTCGATCTTCGCGGCGGCGCTGCACCCGGATGGGCCGGCCGCGGTCGACGGCGTGATCCTCGCGGCGTCGGCAAGTCCCTACTGGCGGGGGTACGGGGCGCCCGGCAGGGTGCGCTCCTTCGCGGGGACAGCGCTGATGGCGACCGTCGCGCGCGCCGTCGGGTACTGGCCGGGCGACCGGCTGAAGTTCTGGGGGCGCCAATCGCGGGTGCTCGTGCAGGACTGGTCGCGGATGGCGCGTACCGGGCGCGTGCGTCCGTCGGGGGCTCAGATCGACTACGAGGCGGCGTTGGGGGCCTATGGCGGGCAGGTGCTCGCGATCTCACTGCCGAACGACTCGTTCGCACCCGTCGGCGGGCTCGAGCAGATGCTGCGCTGGGTGCCTAAGGCGCGCGTGACGCGCTGGCACTCGCCGGACGATCTCGGGCACATCCAGTGGGTGCGCCGCAACGCCGACGTCGTGCCCGTCATCGCTGCGTGGGTCGAAGAAAATATCGCGGCTCGGTGA
- a CDS encoding Type 1 glutamine amidotransferase-like domain-containing protein, with the protein MTNFTGTIVTLGGGGFSQEGAVTPIDEHILELTRAERPCVCFVPTASGDDLGYAAKFEQAFAGRTETSVLSLFTKSANANWTCDPRHVLTQDVVYVGGGSTANLLAIWRTHGLPDLLREAAANGTVLAGISAGMNCWFEASSTDSFGPLAPLDDGLGFLPGSACPHLFGELGRAEKYRRWVADGALPDGHAADDGVALVWHRDTEYGTSTYAVTEKPGGVAWRVTREQGEPHVIPARLLGSTVAPRISEILDAANLLGLAEIGAPSDEFNAEAEYIASGLPACTSPDDVLTLVHATFVHCFDSDGESAAEPETPSTAGPREQYVDVARRIWNLHASSSTGRNRSF; encoded by the coding sequence ATGACGAACTTCACCGGCACGATCGTCACCCTCGGCGGCGGGGGTTTCTCTCAGGAGGGCGCCGTCACGCCGATCGACGAGCACATCCTCGAGCTGACGCGCGCCGAGCGTCCCTGCGTCTGCTTCGTCCCCACGGCCAGCGGCGACGACCTCGGCTACGCCGCGAAGTTCGAGCAAGCCTTCGCCGGGCGCACCGAGACGAGCGTCCTGTCGCTGTTCACCAAGTCCGCGAACGCCAACTGGACCTGCGACCCCCGCCACGTCCTCACCCAGGACGTCGTCTACGTCGGCGGTGGGTCGACGGCCAACCTGCTCGCGATCTGGCGCACGCACGGCCTGCCCGACCTCCTGCGCGAAGCCGCGGCGAACGGCACCGTCCTGGCCGGTATCAGCGCCGGCATGAACTGCTGGTTCGAGGCGTCGTCGACCGACTCGTTCGGCCCACTCGCACCCCTCGATGACGGCCTCGGCTTTCTCCCCGGCAGCGCGTGCCCCCACCTGTTCGGTGAACTGGGCCGCGCCGAGAAGTACCGGCGGTGGGTCGCTGACGGCGCCCTGCCCGACGGCCATGCCGCCGATGACGGCGTTGCGCTCGTCTGGCACCGCGACACCGAGTACGGCACCTCCACCTACGCCGTCACCGAGAAACCCGGTGGCGTGGCCTGGCGCGTCACGCGCGAACAGGGCGAGCCACACGTCATCCCGGCGCGCCTGCTGGGCTCGACGGTGGCACCCCGCATCAGCGAGATCCTCGACGCCGCAAACCTCCTCGGGCTCGCCGAGATCGGCGCGCCGTCGGACGAGTTCAACGCCGAGGCCGAGTACATCGCCTCGGGACTGCCTGCGTGCACGAGCCCGGACGACGTCCTCACCCTCGTCCACGCGACGTTCGTCCACTGCTTCGACAGCGATGGCGAGAGCGCCGCCGAACCAGAGACACCCTCCACCGCAGGCCCACGCGAGCAGTACGTCGACGTCGCTCGTCGGATCTGGAACCTGCACGCTTCGTCATCGACCGGACGCAATCGCAGTTTTTAG